One Staphylococcus ratti DNA segment encodes these proteins:
- a CDS encoding 3'-5' exonuclease yields MAHPSYVALDFETANYKRTSICSVGMVKVVNHELTETFYTLVNPKDFFATKNIAIHGIHSEDVQNAPDFSYVYPYMLQFIESLPVVAHNAAFDMSVLHASIKAHQFETPDLTYFCSYQLSKKTVATQRNGLKHMMQYYNLDFHGHHDALNDAKACAMITYRLLQHYPSLESVLRVYGKNLQDKDVL; encoded by the coding sequence ATGGCACATCCTAGTTATGTCGCTTTAGATTTTGAAACTGCCAATTATAAACGAACGAGTATCTGCTCTGTTGGTATGGTTAAAGTTGTCAATCATGAACTTACTGAAACCTTTTATACATTGGTCAATCCGAAAGACTTTTTTGCCACTAAAAACATAGCCATTCATGGTATTCATTCTGAGGATGTGCAAAATGCCCCAGATTTCAGTTATGTTTACCCTTATATGCTCCAATTCATCGAATCATTACCTGTCGTAGCACATAATGCTGCGTTTGACATGTCTGTTTTACATGCAAGTATAAAAGCCCATCAATTCGAGACACCGGACTTAACTTATTTTTGTTCTTATCAACTTTCCAAAAAAACAGTGGCGACGCAACGAAATGGCCTTAAACATATGATGCAATATTATAATTTGGATTTTCACGGACATCATGACGCTTTAAATGATGCCAAAGCATGTGCGATGATTACATATCGCTTACTCCAACATTATCCAAGTTTAGAAAGCGTATTGCGTGTTTATGGCAAGAATTTACAAGATAAAGATGTTCTATAA
- the rlmD gene encoding 23S rRNA (uracil(1939)-C(5))-methyltransferase RlmD has translation MSVVYKNQMLDGEVIDFTHEGHGVVKIDAYPIFIPQTLIGEQIQYKVIKVKKNFAIGKLIEIQKESADRELPPCVYYEKCGGCQLQHLSYEAQLEMKRNQVMNLFHRKGKMSHVPVHPTVGMVQPWFYRNKSQIPVGGKRGAIEMGYYRQRSHAIINMDKCMIQYQAQNDIMTTIRDLLNQYDIPPYHELKHTGLVRHVVIRKGYYSDEIMIIFVLNGDTLPYQEEISHALTGAFPQIKSIKINSNKEKSNVIMGERSQTIFGEATIEDTLGDLKFKINDKSFYQINVLQTQKLYDIAVKYAGLTGQETVIDAYCGIGTIALSMANKARHVYGVEVVPEAIQDAKRNAELNEFHNTTFVSGPAETVILDWQKQGIRPDVVTVDPPRKGCDVTFIETLNQLEPEKIVYISCNPSTQLRDIQLLLDKYDLKEVTPVDMFPHTTHVETVALMTRKKH, from the coding sequence ATGTCAGTAGTGTACAAAAATCAAATGTTAGATGGAGAAGTCATTGATTTCACCCATGAAGGGCATGGGGTAGTTAAAATTGATGCCTATCCCATTTTTATCCCTCAAACTTTAATTGGTGAACAAATACAGTATAAAGTCATCAAAGTGAAGAAAAATTTTGCAATTGGCAAATTGATTGAAATACAAAAAGAAAGTGCAGATCGTGAACTTCCGCCTTGTGTGTATTATGAAAAATGTGGCGGATGTCAACTGCAGCATTTAAGCTATGAAGCACAACTAGAAATGAAACGTAATCAAGTGATGAATTTGTTTCATAGAAAAGGGAAAATGTCGCATGTTCCTGTTCACCCAACTGTAGGTATGGTACAGCCATGGTTTTACAGAAATAAATCTCAAATTCCAGTTGGAGGCAAACGGGGAGCAATAGAAATGGGCTATTATCGTCAACGTAGTCACGCCATTATTAATATGGATAAATGCATGATCCAATACCAAGCTCAAAATGACATTATGACGACCATTCGAGATTTGTTAAATCAGTATGACATCCCACCGTATCACGAATTAAAACATACAGGATTAGTGAGACATGTTGTTATAAGAAAAGGGTACTATTCCGATGAAATTATGATTATTTTTGTGCTTAACGGTGACACACTCCCTTATCAAGAAGAAATTTCACATGCATTGACTGGAGCTTTCCCTCAAATTAAAAGTATTAAAATTAATAGTAATAAAGAAAAATCCAATGTGATTATGGGAGAGCGAAGTCAAACGATATTTGGAGAAGCGACGATAGAAGATACTTTAGGCGACTTGAAATTTAAAATTAATGACAAATCCTTTTATCAAATCAATGTTTTGCAAACACAAAAACTATACGATATTGCGGTTAAGTACGCAGGTTTGACAGGACAAGAAACAGTAATAGATGCATACTGTGGCATAGGTACCATTGCTTTATCAATGGCTAATAAAGCTCGACATGTATATGGTGTTGAAGTAGTTCCAGAAGCGATACAAGATGCGAAACGAAATGCAGAATTAAATGAATTTCATAATACGACTTTTGTATCTGGACCGGCTGAAACAGTCATTTTAGACTGGCAAAAACAAGGTATTCGGCCAGATGTTGTGACAGTAGATCCACCAAGAAAAGGCTGTGATGTTACTTTTATTGAAACATTAAATCAATTAGAGCCCGAAAAAATCGTCTATATTTCATGTAACCCAAGCACGCAATTGCGAGATATTCAGTTATTATTAGATAAATATGACTTAAAAGAAGTGACACCTGTTGATATGTTTCCTCATACGACGCATGTAGAGACGGTAGCACTTATGACACGTAAAAAACATTAA
- a CDS encoding Mur ligase family protein, with the protein MRQWTAIQMAKLARKASRAAGKKGTDLPGQVARKIDQNILRKLAEKVDEVVFISGTNGKTTTSNLIGHTLKVNQIPIIHNNEGANMAAGITSAFIVQSKPETKIAIIEIDEGSIPRVLREMTPTKMVFTNFFRDQMDRFGEIDIMVNNIISAIENKGIALILNTDDPFVSRLKKASQHVTYYGMAKQAYDFEQSTMNESRYCPNCGKMLNYEYVHYNQLGHYSCVCGFERKQPKYEIERFEINPFLKLHINDTVFDMKIAGDFNAYNALAAYAVLKELGLNDERIRKGFETYTSDNGRMQYFEQGQKKALINLAKNPAGMNASISMGEKLPERKVYLMSLNDFAADGRDTSWIYDADFEKLSSQDIEAIIVTGSRAEELQLRLKLAEINAPIILEKDIYKAAARSMEFEGFTVAIPNYTSLTPMLDQLVRSFKEEK; encoded by the coding sequence ATGAGACAATGGACTGCGATTCAGATGGCCAAGTTAGCGCGAAAAGCAAGTCGTGCTGCTGGTAAAAAAGGGACTGACTTACCAGGTCAAGTAGCCCGTAAAATTGATCAAAATATATTGCGTAAATTAGCCGAAAAAGTAGATGAAGTTGTGTTTATTAGTGGAACAAATGGGAAGACGACAACATCTAACCTTATCGGCCATACGTTAAAAGTCAATCAAATTCCGATTATTCATAATAATGAAGGTGCAAATATGGCTGCAGGAATTACGTCAGCTTTTATTGTGCAATCCAAACCTGAGACTAAAATAGCTATTATTGAAATAGATGAAGGGTCAATTCCACGTGTTTTAAGAGAAATGACACCTACTAAAATGGTGTTCACCAACTTTTTCCGCGATCAGATGGACCGTTTCGGTGAAATAGATATCATGGTTAACAATATTATTTCAGCAATTGAAAACAAAGGTATTGCGCTCATTTTAAATACGGACGATCCTTTTGTAAGCCGTTTAAAAAAAGCAAGCCAACATGTGACCTATTACGGTATGGCGAAACAGGCATATGATTTTGAACAGTCTACGATGAACGAAAGTCGTTACTGTCCGAACTGCGGCAAAATGTTGAATTATGAATATGTTCATTACAATCAGTTAGGGCATTATTCTTGTGTTTGCGGCTTTGAGCGTAAACAGCCTAAATATGAAATCGAGCGTTTTGAGATTAATCCATTTCTTAAACTTCATATTAATGACACTGTATTTGATATGAAAATAGCAGGTGATTTTAATGCATATAACGCTTTAGCAGCGTATGCAGTTTTAAAAGAACTAGGGTTAAACGACGAGCGCATTCGTAAAGGATTTGAAACGTATACATCAGATAATGGTCGTATGCAGTATTTTGAACAAGGACAGAAAAAAGCATTAATTAATTTAGCTAAAAATCCAGCTGGAATGAATGCATCGATTTCTATGGGCGAAAAATTACCTGAACGCAAAGTTTATTTAATGAGTTTAAACGATTTTGCAGCTGATGGTCGTGATACATCGTGGATATACGACGCGGATTTTGAAAAATTGTCTTCTCAAGATATCGAAGCCATTATTGTTACGGGATCACGTGCAGAAGAATTACAGTTAAGATTGAAGTTGGCTGAAATTAATGCGCCTATTATTTTGGAAAAAGACATCTATAAAGCTGCAGCGCGTTCTATGGAGTTTGAAGGATTTACAGTTGCGATTCCGAATTATACCTCTTTAACGCCTATGCTAGATCAGTTAGTGCGCTCGTTTAAGGAGGAGAAATAA
- the dinB gene encoding DNA polymerase IV — MTERRIIHIDMDFFFAQVEVRDQPHLKGKPVIVGGKASGRGVVSTASYEARAYGVHSAMPMARAHQLCPNGYYVTPRFEVYRTVSKEIMDIFKSYTDSVEPLSLDEAYLDITELVRPDLPASQIAQFIRRDIFEKTKLTASAGVSYNKFLAKLASGMNKPNGLTVIDYNNVHETLMQLDIGDFPGVGKVSKEKMHEHGIFTGEDLYHKSERDLIFLFGKRGHHLYERARGIDHREVKSERIRKSVGAERTFSLDTNDDEQILGKVEELSKMIERRLGQLNQSGRTVTVKIKTKDFKNMSKQKSLIAPIKESEEIYQIAYDLYYEVKEADVPIRLIGVTVGGLEDAFYRNMTIYDYL; from the coding sequence ATGACAGAACGGAGAATTATTCATATTGACATGGATTTCTTCTTTGCGCAAGTTGAGGTACGTGACCAACCTCATCTTAAAGGGAAGCCAGTTATTGTAGGAGGGAAAGCAAGTGGACGTGGCGTTGTCTCAACTGCCTCCTATGAAGCAAGAGCCTACGGTGTACATTCCGCAATGCCCATGGCACGTGCCCATCAACTATGTCCAAATGGTTATTATGTAACGCCGCGTTTTGAAGTATACAGAACAGTGTCTAAAGAGATTATGGATATATTTAAAAGCTATACTGATAGCGTTGAACCGTTATCTTTAGATGAAGCGTATTTAGATATTACAGAATTGGTTCGACCTGATTTACCAGCTTCTCAAATTGCCCAATTCATCCGGCGAGACATTTTCGAAAAAACGAAACTCACTGCGAGTGCTGGCGTTTCGTACAATAAATTTTTAGCTAAATTAGCGAGTGGTATGAATAAACCTAATGGGCTAACAGTAATTGATTATAACAATGTACATGAGACTTTGATGCAATTAGACATTGGAGATTTTCCTGGAGTAGGCAAGGTCTCCAAAGAAAAGATGCATGAACACGGTATTTTTACAGGCGAAGATTTATATCATAAAAGTGAGCGTGATTTAATTTTTCTTTTTGGTAAGAGAGGTCATCATTTGTATGAACGTGCAAGAGGCATCGATCACCGCGAAGTAAAATCTGAACGTATACGTAAAAGCGTGGGTGCAGAACGCACATTTTCTTTAGATACGAATGACGACGAGCAAATTTTAGGCAAGGTAGAAGAGCTTAGCAAAATGATTGAGCGGCGATTAGGACAATTGAATCAATCAGGACGGACTGTCACAGTAAAAATTAAAACGAAAGATTTCAAAAATATGTCTAAGCAAAAAAGCCTAATAGCTCCTATTAAAGAATCGGAGGAGATTTATCAAATCGCTTATGACTTATATTATGAAGTCAAAGAAGCGGATGTGCCAATTCGTCTTATAGGTGTTACGGTAGGAGGATTAGAAGATGCATTTTATCGTAATATGACGATTTACGATTATTTATAG
- a CDS encoding ferritin, whose product MIDKQLLEKLNDQMNHEFFAAHAYMAMAAYCDHNAYEGFANFFIQQAKEERFHGKKIYDYINDRGEKAVFSSLNAPKVDFKSILETFEDGLKQEQEVTKRFYNLSEIANEKKDYATISFLNWFLDEQVEEESMFETHIDYLKRIGDDCNTLYLYEKELANRSFTESE is encoded by the coding sequence ATGATAGATAAACAATTATTAGAGAAATTAAATGACCAGATGAACCATGAATTTTTTGCTGCACATGCCTATATGGCGATGGCTGCATATTGTGATCATAACGCTTATGAAGGCTTTGCAAACTTTTTTATTCAACAAGCAAAAGAAGAACGTTTTCACGGTAAAAAGATTTATGATTATATTAACGACCGTGGAGAAAAAGCGGTATTTTCTTCACTCAATGCACCAAAAGTTGATTTCAAATCCATTTTAGAAACATTTGAAGATGGCTTAAAACAAGAACAAGAAGTAACAAAGCGTTTTTATAACTTATCTGAAATTGCCAATGAGAAAAAAGATTACGCGACAATATCATTTTTAAATTGGTTCTTAGATGAACAAGTTGAAGAAGAATCAATGTTTGAAACACACATCGACTACTTAAAACGTATCGGTGATGATTGTAATACGTTGTACTTGTATGAAAAAGAACTCGCAAACCGTTCTTTTACAGAAAGTGAATAA
- a CDS encoding DUF3267 domain-containing protein has product MYTLDLFANPKVLKRLLLSQFIVALVFIVLSYKWSMAITGLDEKNIIANLIVGAIGLCVLIAFHELLRYVLFRRLYKETRPKYKVISGMIMSYLPNVKMNRISFMIVMLLPMIVINMLLLILFINVPNTYVIFVFSFHMGYSCLAIYLVILALSNKQIQTVELAEFGLILYVNEAKPNTQVDTKESNV; this is encoded by the coding sequence TTGTATACGTTAGATTTATTTGCAAATCCTAAAGTGTTGAAACGTTTATTATTGTCCCAATTTATCGTTGCACTTGTGTTTATTGTTTTAAGCTATAAATGGTCTATGGCCATTACAGGATTAGATGAAAAAAATATTATCGCCAATTTGATTGTTGGTGCGATAGGGTTATGTGTGTTGATTGCTTTTCATGAACTGTTGCGTTATGTATTATTTAGAAGATTATACAAAGAAACACGCCCTAAATATAAAGTGATTTCTGGCATGATTATGAGTTATTTACCAAATGTAAAAATGAACCGTATCTCGTTTATGATCGTCATGTTGTTGCCGATGATTGTCATCAATATGTTATTACTTATTTTATTCATTAACGTGCCAAATACATATGTCATTTTTGTATTTTCATTTCATATGGGGTATTCATGTTTGGCAATTTATCTTGTCATTTTAGCGTTGAGTAATAAACAAATTCAGACGGTAGAATTGGCAGAGTTTGGTTTAATATTATATGTTAATGAAGCGAAGCCAAATACGCAAGTTGATACTAAGGAAAGCAATGTTTAA
- the gatA gene encoding Asp-tRNA(Asn)/Glu-tRNA(Gln) amidotransferase subunit GatA, translating into MSIRYESIENLQTMIKENKIKPSEIVKDIYDAIEETDPQIKSFLGLDKENALKKAEELDAKQAAGEIEGKLFGIPMGIKDNIITEGLETTCASKMLEGFVPIYESTVMKKLHSENGVLIGKVNLDEFAMGGSTETSYFKQTVNPFDHKAVPGGSSGGSAAAVAAGLVPFTLGTDTGGSIRQPAAYCGVVGLKPTYGRVSRFGLVAFASSLDQIGPLTRNVKDNALVLEAITGEDELDSTSAPDVSTDFTSDIGKDVKGMKIALPKEYIGDGVDEEVKASVLKAVETFKSLGAIVEEVSLPRTAYGIPSYYVIASAEASSNLARFDGIRYGYHSKEATNLEELYKLSRSEGFGEEVKRRIFLGTYVLSSGYYDAYYKKAQKVRTLIKNDFENVFENYDVVIGPTTPTVAFDLGSEIDDPLTMYANDLLTTPVNLAGLPGISIPCGLAENGRPIGLQLIGKPFDEKTLYRVAYQFETQFNLHDHYQKL; encoded by the coding sequence ATGAGCATCCGTTACGAATCAATTGAAAATTTACAAACAATGATTAAAGAAAATAAAATTAAGCCTTCAGAAATTGTAAAAGATATTTATGATGCGATTGAAGAGACTGATCCACAAATCAAATCATTTTTAGGTTTAGATAAAGAAAATGCGCTAAAAAAAGCCGAGGAACTCGATGCGAAGCAAGCAGCTGGAGAAATTGAAGGTAAGCTTTTCGGGATTCCTATGGGCATTAAAGACAATATCATTACGGAAGGTCTAGAAACAACTTGTGCAAGTAAGATGTTAGAAGGATTTGTACCAATTTACGAATCTACAGTAATGAAAAAGTTGCACTCAGAAAATGGTGTTTTAATTGGGAAAGTGAATTTAGATGAATTTGCAATGGGCGGTTCAACTGAAACGTCTTACTTCAAACAAACGGTTAACCCATTTGATCATAAAGCAGTGCCTGGAGGTTCTTCGGGTGGCTCAGCTGCGGCTGTTGCTGCTGGTTTAGTGCCATTCACATTAGGTACGGATACAGGTGGTTCTATTAGACAACCTGCTGCTTATTGTGGTGTAGTTGGATTGAAACCAACTTACGGTCGTGTATCTCGTTTTGGTCTTGTTGCTTTCGCTTCATCTTTAGACCAAATTGGACCATTAACACGAAACGTTAAAGATAACGCTCTTGTTTTAGAAGCGATTACAGGTGAAGATGAGCTTGATTCTACAAGTGCACCGGATGTTTCTACTGATTTTACGTCTGACATCGGCAAAGATGTAAAAGGTATGAAAATAGCATTACCAAAAGAATACATTGGTGATGGCGTAGATGAAGAAGTTAAAGCATCCGTGCTTAAAGCTGTAGAAACATTTAAATCTTTAGGTGCTATCGTTGAAGAAGTATCGCTACCACGTACGGCTTATGGTATTCCTTCATATTATGTTATTGCATCTGCAGAAGCATCTTCTAACTTGGCGCGTTTTGATGGTATTCGCTATGGTTACCATTCTAAAGAAGCGACGAACTTGGAAGAACTTTACAAATTGTCTCGTAGTGAAGGCTTTGGTGAGGAAGTTAAACGACGTATCTTTTTAGGAACTTATGTATTAAGTTCGGGCTATTATGATGCATATTACAAAAAAGCACAAAAAGTAAGAACATTAATTAAAAACGATTTTGAAAATGTATTTGAAAATTATGATGTCGTAATTGGGCCAACAACACCGACTGTTGCTTTTGATTTAGGCAGTGAGATTGATGATCCATTGACAATGTATGCGAACGACCTGTTAACGACACCTGTGAATTTAGCCGGATTACCAGGTATTTCAATTCCATGTGGATTAGCAGAAAACGGACGCCCAATAGGATTACAATTAATTGGTAAACCATTTGATGAAAAAACATTGTACCGTGTGGCATACCAATTTGAAACGCAATTCAATTTACATGATCATTATCAAAAATTATAA
- a CDS encoding diacylglycerol kinase, whose protein sequence is MRKRARIIYNPTSGKELFKKALPDVLIKLEQAGYETSAYATQKVGDATEEAARAIDRDYDLLIVAGGDGTLNEVVNGIAEKPNRPKLGLIPMGTVNDFGRALHLPNDIFEAVDVIIQGKSVQVDIGKMNSRYFINLAGGGKPTEVSYEAPSKLKSIIGSFAYYVKGFEMLPQMHAVDVRIEYDENVFEGEIMLFLLGLTNSMAGFEKLVPDAKLDDGNFTLLIVEKCNLAEMGHIMTLASRGEHINHPKVHYYKAQSVNISSYSNMSLNVDGEYGGQLPANFLNLVRHIEIFSQTKKDNDLLIDKPKQSE, encoded by the coding sequence ATGAGAAAACGTGCGAGAATTATTTATAATCCGACGTCTGGGAAAGAATTATTCAAAAAAGCTTTACCGGATGTTTTAATTAAATTAGAACAAGCTGGTTACGAAACAAGTGCTTATGCAACCCAAAAAGTTGGAGATGCTACGGAAGAAGCTGCTCGTGCCATTGACCGTGATTACGATTTGCTCATTGTGGCTGGTGGAGACGGCACTTTAAATGAAGTCGTCAATGGAATTGCAGAAAAGCCTAATCGACCTAAGCTAGGATTGATACCGATGGGAACGGTAAATGATTTTGGTCGTGCTTTACACTTGCCTAATGATATTTTTGAAGCTGTCGATGTCATTATACAGGGGAAGTCAGTTCAAGTTGATATTGGAAAAATGAACAGCCGCTATTTTATCAATTTAGCTGGTGGAGGCAAACCTACCGAAGTGTCCTACGAAGCACCTAGTAAGCTTAAATCCATTATTGGTTCTTTTGCATATTATGTTAAAGGTTTTGAAATGCTACCTCAAATGCATGCGGTCGATGTGCGTATCGAATACGATGAAAATGTATTCGAAGGCGAGATTATGTTGTTTTTATTAGGGTTAACCAATTCAATGGCAGGCTTTGAAAAGCTTGTGCCAGATGCTAAACTAGATGACGGTAATTTTACTTTGTTAATTGTGGAAAAATGTAATCTTGCTGAGATGGGTCACATTATGACACTGGCTTCTCGTGGTGAACATATTAATCACCCTAAAGTGCATTATTACAAAGCCCAATCTGTAAATATCTCATCTTACAGCAATATGTCTCTTAATGTAGATGGGGAGTACGGCGGACAATTACCAGCAAATTTCTTGAATTTAGTGCGTCATATTGAAATATTCTCTCAAACGAAAAAAGATAATGATTTATTAATTGATAAACCAAAGCAATCTGAATAA
- the gatB gene encoding Asp-tRNA(Asn)/Glu-tRNA(Gln) amidotransferase subunit GatB translates to MHFETVIGLEVHVELKTDSKMFSNAPVAYGAEPNTNTSVIDLGYPGVLPTVNRRAVDWSMRAAMALNMEIATESKFDRKNYFYPDNPKAYQISQLDQPIGEKGYIDIEVNGETKRIGITRLHMEEDAGKSTHKDGYSLVDLNRQGTPLVEIVSEPDMRSPEEAYAYLEKLRAIIQYTGVSDGKMEEGSLRCDANISLRPYGQKEFGTKAELKNLNSFNNVRKGLEYEVKRQEEELLNGGQILQETRRFDESTGKTILMRVKEASDDYRYFPEPDIVPLYIDEAWKERVRETIPELPDARKEKYVKSYGLPEYDAHVLTLTKEMSDFFESAVAEGADIKMTSNWLMGGVNEYLNKNQIELQDTGLTPQNLAGMIKLIEDGTMSSKIAKKVFPELAQNGGDAKQIMKDKGLVQISDEGAVLEFVQQAIEQNPQSVEDYKNGKGKAMGFLVGQIMKLSKGQANPQLANKLLKEELDKA, encoded by the coding sequence ATGCATTTTGAAACCGTAATCGGACTTGAAGTCCACGTAGAATTGAAAACAGATTCAAAAATGTTTTCTAATGCGCCTGTTGCATATGGTGCTGAGCCGAATACTAATACATCTGTTATAGACTTAGGTTATCCTGGTGTGTTGCCAACAGTAAACCGTCGTGCGGTAGATTGGTCAATGCGTGCAGCAATGGCATTGAATATGGAAATTGCAACAGAATCTAAATTTGACCGTAAAAACTATTTTTATCCAGATAATCCGAAAGCATATCAAATTTCACAATTAGATCAGCCGATTGGTGAAAAAGGATACATCGACATCGAAGTAAATGGAGAAACAAAGCGTATCGGTATTACACGTCTTCATATGGAAGAAGACGCAGGTAAATCAACACATAAAGATGGTTATTCTCTTGTAGACTTAAACCGTCAAGGAACACCATTAGTGGAAATTGTATCTGAACCAGATATGCGTTCTCCAGAAGAAGCTTATGCCTATTTAGAAAAATTACGTGCGATTATCCAATATACAGGCGTTTCTGACGGTAAAATGGAAGAAGGTTCTTTACGTTGTGATGCAAACATTTCATTACGTCCTTATGGCCAAAAAGAATTTGGTACTAAAGCAGAATTAAAGAACTTAAACTCATTTAATAACGTTAGAAAAGGTTTAGAGTACGAAGTAAAACGTCAAGAAGAAGAATTATTGAATGGCGGGCAAATTTTACAAGAGACGCGTCGTTTTGATGAGTCTACAGGTAAAACGATTTTAATGCGTGTCAAAGAAGCTTCTGATGATTACCGTTATTTCCCAGAGCCAGACATCGTACCTTTATATATCGATGAAGCGTGGAAAGAACGTGTACGTGAAACGATTCCTGAATTACCAGACGCACGTAAAGAAAAATATGTTAAATCATATGGACTTCCTGAATATGATGCACATGTGTTAACGTTAACTAAAGAAATGTCGGACTTCTTTGAAAGTGCTGTGGCAGAAGGTGCAGACATTAAAATGACATCTAACTGGTTAATGGGTGGCGTAAATGAATATCTCAATAAAAATCAAATTGAACTTCAAGATACAGGTTTAACACCTCAAAATTTAGCTGGCATGATTAAACTCATTGAAGATGGCACAATGAGTAGTAAAATCGCGAAAAAAGTCTTCCCAGAACTAGCCCAAAATGGTGGCGATGCGAAACAAATTATGAAAGATAAAGGACTAGTTCAAATTTCTGATGAGGGCGCAGTATTAGAATTTGTACAACAAGCAATCGAACAAAATCCACAATCTGTTGAAGACTATAAAAATGGTAAAGGCAAGGCGATGGGCTTCTTAGTAGGTCAAATTATGAAATTATCTAAAGGCCAAGCTAATCCGCAACTTGCGAATAAATTATTAAAAGAAGAATTAGATAAAGCGTAA
- a CDS encoding carboxylesterase family protein, producing the protein MIGKEIQIPTRIGKIIGIEHGAIQQFLGIRYAYATRFGNPEPYQYKTETIQATTHAPIALQSHSPFESFYIGTDYEALEQTEFPQYLSITRPSQEMRTPLPVMIWIHGGSFVNGSGENPEYDPSPLVEQENVIVVNLSYRLGVLGFLRNQQGELANLGILDQIEGLKWVKRNIKDFGGNPENITIFGQSSGGESVRALMVADGTEFLFQRAIIQSAPIGLMKGRHQMTLKMLEALKSLDRHADLSDFKKMQTFLASNNEGKGFTKLMPFGPHYGVYPLPKEADLPSVIAQRAPHIDLLIGHTSREVNVFIYMNTFQRQVSALPVLKWGVSGIIKLLTRSIYAKPAYTFYREYMNQSGHAYYYQFNWLKKEHFFSAGHSSELALLFNTEPYMKSPLFTLLSEETIETAGRTMKKIWGSFARSGHIEQQQYGEIIEILSK; encoded by the coding sequence ATGATAGGTAAAGAAATCCAAATCCCGACACGTATAGGCAAAATCATTGGAATTGAGCATGGTGCAATTCAACAATTTTTAGGTATTCGTTACGCCTATGCAACACGTTTTGGGAACCCTGAACCTTATCAATATAAGACAGAAACGATTCAAGCTACCACGCATGCACCGATCGCTCTGCAATCTCACTCACCTTTTGAATCTTTTTACATTGGCACGGATTATGAAGCCCTGGAACAAACAGAATTCCCTCAATATCTATCTATAACAAGGCCTAGCCAGGAGATGCGAACACCGCTTCCTGTCATGATTTGGATACATGGCGGTTCATTTGTTAATGGGAGTGGTGAAAATCCAGAATATGATCCTTCACCTTTAGTAGAACAAGAGAATGTCATTGTTGTTAACCTTAGTTACCGATTAGGCGTTCTAGGATTTTTAAGAAATCAACAAGGCGAATTGGCTAATTTAGGGATTTTAGACCAAATTGAAGGGTTGAAATGGGTGAAGCGTAATATTAAAGATTTTGGGGGAAATCCAGAAAACATTACCATTTTTGGGCAATCATCGGGTGGAGAATCGGTGCGCGCCTTAATGGTAGCAGATGGGACGGAATTTTTGTTTCAAAGAGCCATCATTCAAAGTGCGCCTATAGGACTGATGAAAGGGCGTCACCAGATGACGCTTAAAATGTTAGAAGCACTTAAATCTCTTGACCGTCATGCAGATCTAAGTGACTTTAAAAAGATGCAAACTTTTTTAGCTTCTAACAATGAAGGTAAGGGATTTACAAAATTGATGCCGTTTGGCCCTCATTACGGCGTCTATCCTTTACCGAAAGAAGCAGATTTACCATCCGTTATAGCGCAACGTGCACCACATATTGATTTATTAATTGGTCATACGTCAAGAGAAGTAAATGTTTTTATTTATATGAATACTTTTCAACGTCAAGTAAGCGCGTTACCGGTGCTTAAATGGGGTGTAAGCGGAATAATTAAATTATTAACAAGAAGCATTTATGCCAAACCTGCTTATACTTTTTATCGAGAATATATGAATCAATCAGGACACGCGTATTATTATCAATTTAATTGGTTAAAAAAAGAACATTTCTTCTCCGCGGGACATAGTTCCGAACTTGCATTGTTATTTAACACAGAACCTTATATGAAATCACCTTTATTTACCTTATTATCAGAAGAAACTATCGAAACTGCAGGTCGAACGATGAAAAAGATTTGGGGAAGTTTTGCAAGAAGTGGACATATCGAGCAGCAACAATATGGGGAGATTATAGAAATATTAAGTAAGTGA